The genomic interval TCTCCTGTTCCACCATCATAAAGATAAGTATGTCCAAAACGAGGAATTCCAGCTTCGTCAGTCAATTCATTGATTTGGTCTAATGAAGCACCGTCAAAAATTGGAGTAGCATATTTTCTACCTAATTTTTGTCCAGCCCATCCAAGAACCGTTTCATAAATTTGACCAATGTTCATACGCGAAGGTACCCCAAGTGGGTTCAACACGATATCAACTGGTGTTCCGTCTTCAAGGAAAGGCATATCTTCGTGACGAACGATACGTGCAACAATACCTTTGTTACCGTGACGTCCAGCCATCTTATCTCCAACTTTCAATTTACGTTTCTTAGCGATGTAAACTTTAGCTAATTTCAAAATTCCTGCTGGCAATTCATCTCCAACAGTAATGGTGAATTTCTCTCTTCTTAAAGCACCTTGTAAATCGTTCAACTTAATTTTATAGTTATGAATTAAATCATTAACCATTTTATTAGTTGCATCATCAGCTACCCATTGACCTTTGCTTAAGTGAGCAAAATCTTCAACAGCGTAAAGCATTTTTTGAGTGTATTTTTTACCTTTTGGTAAAACTTCTTCACCCAAATCGTTCATTACACCTTGTGATGTTTTTCCGTTTACAATCAAGAAAAGTTTTTCAATCAACTTATCCTTCAAGTCTGAAAACTTAACTTCGAAATCCATTTCAAGAGATCCTAAAGCATCTTTATCTTGAGTACGTTTTCTCTTGTCTTTTACAGCTCTTGCAAATAATTTTTTATCAAGAACAACACCATGAAGTGATGGAGAAGCTTTCAATGAAGCATCTTTTACATCACCTGCTTTATCTCCAAAGATTGCACGAAGCAATTTCTCTTCTGGAGTTGGATCAGATTCTCCTTTTGGTGTAATTTTTCCAATTAGAATATCGCCAGGTTTAACCTCTGCACCAATTCTAATCATACCGTTTTCATCCAAGTCTTTAGTAGCCTCTTCAGAAACGTTAGGAATATCATTCGTTAACTCTTCGTTACCCAATTTTGTATCTCTTACTTCTAATGAGTAATCATCTACGTGGATTGAAGTAAAGATGTCATCACGAACCACTTTTTCAGAAATTACAATCGCATCCTCAAAGTTGTACCCTTTCCATGGCATAAACGCTACTTTTAGGTTACGACCTAAAGCAAGTTCACCATTTTGAGTAGCATAACCTTCAGACAATACTTGACCAGGTATAACTCTATCCCCTTTTCTTACGATTGGTTTCAAGTTGATACTTGTTCCTTGATTGGTTTTTCTAAATTTAATTAGATTATATGTTTTATCATCAGATTCAAAACTTACCATTCTTTCTTCTTCAGAACGGTCGTATTTGATAGTGATAATATTAGCATCTACATATTCTACAGTACCATGCCCTTCAGCATTGATTAATACTCTAGAATCTGAAGCTACTTGACGCTCAAGACCAGTACCTACAATTGGAGCTTCAGGACGTATTAATGGAACGGCCTGACGCATCATGTTAGATCCCATCAAGGCTCTATTCGCATCATCATGTTCCAAGAAAGGAATCAAAGATGCAGATATAGAAGCAATCTGGTTTGGTGCAACGTCTGTATAATGAACTTCTGATGGAGTAATAACTGGGAAATCACCTTCCTGACGAGCAATTACAAAGTCAGATGTCATTTTTCCTGCATCATCCATTTCGATATTTGCTTGCGCAATCATCATACCTTCTTCTTCTTCAGCAGATAAGTAAATTGGAGTAGATACTAAATCAACCACACCTTCAGTTACCTTACGGTAAGGTGTTTCGATGAATCCCATTCCGTTTACTTTAGCATAAACACCAAGAGATGAAATCAAACCAATGTTTGGTCCCTCTGGAGTTTCAATAGGACATAAACGTCCGTAGTGCGTATAGTGAACATCTCGAACCTCAAAACCAGCTCTTTCTCTCGAAAGTCCACCTGGTCCTAGGGCAGATAATCTTCTCTTGTGCGTAATCTCAGCCAATGGATTCGTTTGATCCATAAATTGAGACAACTGGTTTGTACCAAAGAAAGAGTTGATTACAGAAGATAATGTTTTAGCATTAATCAAATCTATAGGTGTAAACACCTCGTTATCTCTAACATTCATTCTCTCACGAATAGTTCTAGCCATACGAGCTAAACCAACACCGAATTGTTGCGACAATTGTTCACCAACTGTTCTAACACGACGGTTTGATAAGTGGTCAATATCATCAATATCCGCTTTCGCATTAATTAATTCAATCAAGTACTTAACAATAGTTATGATATCTTCTTTGGTAAGCACTTGCTTTTCCATTGGGATATCCAACTGTAATTTTTTGTTCATTCTATAACGACCTACTTCACCTAAGTTGTAACGTTGGTCAGAGAAGAATAATTTATCTATAATACCACGAGCAGTTTCTTCATCAGGCGGTTCTGCGTTACGCAATTGTCTGTAGATATGCTCAACAGCTTCTTTTTCAGAGTTTGTTGGATCTTTTTGTAACGTGTTATGGATGATGGCATAATCAGCTTGATTAGCATCTTCCTTGTGTAACAAAATAGATTTAACGTTAGAATCAATGATTTCTTCCACATTATCTTTATCGATAATAGTATCACGATCAAGGATTATTTCGTTACGTTCGATAGAAACTACTTCACCAGTATCTTCATCTACGAAATCTTCGTGCCATGTATTTAATACACGAGCAGCCAATTTTCTACCGATATATTTTTTAAGTCCTGTTTTAGAAACTTTAATTTCTTCTGCAAGGTCGAAAATTTCAAGGATATCCTTATCTCTTTCGAAACCGATAGCACGGAATAAAGTTGTAACAGGTAATTTTTTCTTTCTATCAATGTAAGCGTACATTACGCTATTAATATCTGTAGAAAATTCGATCCAAGATCCCTTGAACGGAATTACTCTAGCAGAGTATAATTTTGTACCATTAGCATGAAAAGATTGACCAAAGAAAACCCCTGGTGATCTGTGCAATTGAGAAACAACAACACGTTCAGCTCCATTAATTACAAATGTTCCGCTTGGCGTCATGTAAGGAATTGTACCAAGATAAACATCTTGAACAATAGTTTCAAAGTCTTCGTGCTCTGGGTCTGTACAATATAGTTTCAACCTCGCTTTTAAAGGCACACTGTGTGTTAAACCTCTTTCAATACACTCTTGGATAGTGTAACGTGGTGGATCTACAAAGTAGTCTAGGAATTCCAATACAAAGTTGTTTCTTGTATCTGTAATTGGAAAGTTTTCCATGAAGGTATTATAAAGTCCTTCATTGCCTCTTTCATCTGATTTAGTTTCTAATTGAAAAAAATCTTGAAAAGATTTAACCTGAACATCTAGAAAATCTGGATATGCAGGAATGTTTTTAGTAGAGGCAAAATTCAATCTTTCAGTCTGATTTGTTATCATCAATGGACAAAATTTTGATTATAAAAGTAATTTTTTTGTATAAGAGATTAATCTTATACCTTATAATTCACAACCATTACATCTTTAAAAATCAATTTAGGATAACTACTTTCTTATTATCTGTTAATTTTTTTTCCTCGTAATGGGAGTAAAAACTTGTAAAGACAAAAGTCAAAATGATTGCTCATACTTATAGACTTTTGTTATACGAAAAATGGTTTAGGCCATTGGATGACTAAATCCAAGACCTAAACCTTATTCTTTAAACTAAGTTTAACTATTTAAGCTCAACTACAGCTCCAGCTTCTTCTAAAGATTTTTTAAGACCTTCAGCCTCTTCTTTAGAAACACCTTCTTTTACATTAGATGGTGCGCTATCAACTACATCTTTAGCTTCTTTCAAACCTAAACCTGTAAGTTCTTTTACCATTTTCACAACAGCTAATTTAGAAGCACCAGCTTCTTTCAATACAACTGTGAATTCAGTTTGTACTTCTTCAGCAGCAGCTTCGCCACCACCTGCACCTGCAACTACTACTGCAGCAGCTGGTTCGATTCCGTACTCATCTTTCAATATTGTTGCTAAATCATTAACTTCTTTTACAGTTAAGTTAACTAATTGTTCTGCGAATTGTTTCAAATCTGCCATTTTTTCTATCGTTTTAAAATGATTTGTAAAATTATATTTTGTTTATCGTGCGCTTATTTAATAATATAAACAGAGAGATTCTCTAATAAATATTAAGCTTCTTCAGCTTGAACTTCTTCAGCTTGCTCTTCTCCAGCGAATTTGTTTTGAAGTGCAGCGATGATTCTTTGAGCTGGTGATTGAAGTAAACCAATAAGTTCTCCAAGTAATTCTTCTTTAGATTTAATTGTAGACAACATTGTTAATTGGTCGTCTCCAATGTAAACTTCAGCATTCACATAAGCACCTTTTAATACCGGCTTATCTGATTTCTTACGGAAATCTTTAATGATTTTACCTGGAGCATTAGCTACATCTGAAATAAAGATTGCTGTATTACCTACCAATACTGAAGGTAATTCACCATATTCATTTTCAGAAGTTTCCATTGCTTTTGCAAGTAATGTATTCTTTACAACTTCTAATTTAATACCTGCTTTATAACAAGCTCTTCTCAACTTTGAAGTAGTTTCTGCATTTAATCCAGAAATATCTGCTACATAAACAATATTTGTACCAGCTAACTGTGCAGTTAATTCTTCAATCGCGATTGATTTTTCTTCTCTAGTCATACTAAAAATTATTAACTACCAATTATACTGCTTTAGGATCCAATGCAATTGCAGGACTCATAGTGCTTGTAAGGTGCATACCTTTAATGTAGGTACCTTTAGCAGCAGTTGGCTTAAGTTTGATTAATGTTTGAATAATTTCGTGTGCATTGTCATAAATTTGTTCAGCTCCGAAAGAAACTTTACCAATTCCTGCATGTACGATACCAGTTTTATCAACTTTAAAGTCAATTTTACCAGCTTTTACCTCTGCAACAGCTTTAGCAACATCCATAGTTACTGTACCTGTTTTAGGATTAGGCATTAAACCTCTAGGTCCTAAAATACGACCTAATGGACCTAATTTACCCATTACAGATGGCATAGTGATGATTACATCAACATCTGTCCAACCATCTTTAATTTTTTGTAAGTACTCATCAAGACCAACAAAGTCTGCACCAGCTGCCAAAGCTTCCGCTTCTTTATCTGGAGTAACCAATGCTAATACTTTTACATCTTTACCAGTTCCGTGAGGCAATGTAACTACACCTCTTACCATTTGATTCGCTTTTCTTGGATCTACACCCAATCTTATTGCGATATCAACAGACTCATCAAATTTTGCAGAAGCAAGAACTTTAATTAATGCAGAAGCATCTTTTAAAGAATATAACTTGTTCTTTTCAATTTTTGAAGCAGCCTCTTTTTGCTTTTTTGTCAATTTTGCCATGTCTTTCTCTTAATTAAAAAGGAGCGTCTCCTGATACAGTTATACCCATAGATCTAGCTGTTCCAGCAACCATACTCATTGCAGACTCCGTAGTGAATGCATTTAAGTCTGGCATCTTGTCTTCAGCAATAGCTCTAATTTGTTCCCAAGTAACACTAGCTACTTTTTTACGATTAGGCTCACCTGAACCAGATTTTAGCTTTGCAGCTTCCAATAATTGAACTGCTGCAGGAGGAGTCTTAACAACAAATTCAAATGATTTGTCTTTATACACAGTAATTTGTACTGGGCATATTTTGCCGGGTTTATCTTGTGTTCTAGCATTGAACTGCTTACAGAACTCCATGATGTTTACCCCAGCAGCTCCTAAAGCAGGTCCAACCGGTGGCGACGGATTCGCAGCACCTCCCTTAACTTGTAGTTTAACTACCTTACTAATTTCTTTAGCCATTTTTTAAAAATTTAACACAACAATTATAGAAGCAATTGATGTGATTTATTATAGTGTAACAAAAATTATACTTTTTCAACTTGCATAAAACTCAATTCTAATGGCGTTTTTCTTCCGAAAATCTTAACCATTACTTCAAGTTTACGCTTTTCATCATTAATTTTCTCAACAGTACCGTTGAAACCATTAAATGGACCATCAACAACTTTGATAGTTTCTCCAAGATTGAATGGTATTGAATGATTATCAGTATTCACTGCTAATTCATCTACCTTACCTAACATTCTATTAACCTCTGACGTTCTTAATGGAACAGGCTCCCCCCCTTTAGTTTCTCCTAAAAAACCAATTACAGAAGTAATTGACTTAATAATATGAGGAATTTCACCAACAAGATTCGCTTCGACCATTACATAACCAGGAAAATAAACTTTCTCTTTAACTATTTTTTTCCCATCTTTTACTGTAACTACTTTCTCAGTAGGAACAAGAACTTGAGAAACAAAGTCTTCCATTCCCAATCTAGAAATCTCAGTCTCGATATAAGCTTTCACTTTATTCTCTTGACCACTTACAGCCCTAACGACATACCATTTCTTTAAATTATTATCTGCCATGTCAATTATTAAGCTTTAATCCAGTTAAAAAATCCTGCTAATGCTTTTGCAAAAACTTCATCTACTCCCCATGTTGCCAAAGCAAACAATACTGAAAAAACAGCCACAACAATAGTTAGTCGCTGCACCTCAGCCCACTCTGGCCAAGTTACATTTGATTTTAATTCTTCAAATGCTTCTGAAATGTAATTAACAATTTTTGCCATTAGATATGTTTTTTTTATTGCACGGGCGGAGGGATTCGAACCCCCATCAACGGTTTTGGAGACCGCTATTCTACCCTTGAACTACGCCCGTAAAATTAACCAGCAACAACCTAAGAAGTTGCTGGTTATATAATTTAATTTGAATTATGCTACAATTTCAGTTACCTGACCTGCACCTACAGTTCTACCACCTTCACGGATAGCAAAACGTAATCCAACATTCATTGCGATTGGGCTTAACAAAGCAACATTGATCGTTAAGTTATCTCCTGGCATCACCATCTCTACACCTTCTGGCAAAGTAATAACTCCTGTTACGTCAGTTGTACGTACGTAGAACTGTGGACGGTAGTTGTTATGGAATGGAGTATGACGTCCACCTTCTTCTTTTTTCAAGATATACACCTCAGCTTTGAAAGTCGCGTGTGGTTTTACTGAACCTGGCTTAATGATAACCATTCCTCTTTTGATAGAATCTTTATCAACACCTCTTAAAAGTAAACCTACGTTATCTCCAGCTTCACCTCTATCAAGGATCTTACGGAACATTTCAACTCCCGTAATTGTAGAAGCTAATTTCCCAGCTCCCATACCGATGATTTCAACAGCGTCTCCTGTATTAGCAATACCAGTTTCGATACGACCTGTAGCAACAGTTCCACGACCAGTAATTGTAAATACATCCTCAACTGGCATCAAGAAAGGTTTTGCAGTATCACGTATTGGCTCTTCGATCCAAGCATCAACAGCTTCCATCAATTCAAGAATTTTAGGAACCCATGCAGCATCATTATTCAATCCACCTAAAGCAGATCCTTGAATAACTGGACAGTTGTCTCCGTCATATTCATAGAAAGACAATAAGTCTCTAATTTCCATTTCAACAAGTTCTAACAACTCCTCGTCATCAACCATATCCACTTTGTTCATGAATACAACCATTCTAGGAATACCTACTTGGCGACCTAAAAGGATATGCTCACGAGTTTGTGGCATTGGTCCATCAGTTGCAGCAACCACAAGGATAGCTCCATCCATTTGAGCAGCACCAGTAACCATGTTCTTTACGTAATCCGCGTGACCTGGACAGTCAACGTGAGCGTAATGACGATTAGCTGTTTCATACTCAACGTGAGATGTATTAATTGTAATACCTCTTTCTTTTTCTTCAGGAGCATTATCAATTTGATCAAAAGATTTCGCTTGACAGTAACCAGCATCAGATAACACTTTAGTTATTGCAGCAGTTAATGTAGTTTTTCCGTGATCTACGTGTCCGATTGTACCAATATTTAAGTGTGGTTTCGAACGGTTAAAGGTTTCTTTTGCCATTTTACTTAGATTTTAATCTTTATTAATTTATTAGTGTTCAAAATTTTTTATTGAGCCAATGTCGGGAATTGAACCCGAGACCTCTTCCTTACCAAGGAAGCACTCTACCCCTGAGCTACACCGGCGGTAAAGTTTAGTTTCATGCTTAAAGCTTCTTGTTATCATCAACATCTGAAACTTAAAACGCTCAAACTTCTTTTGTGGGGAGAGCAGGATTCGAACCTGCGAAGTTCACACAGCAGATTTACAGTCTGCCCTCGTTGGCCGCTTGAGTATCTCCCCTCTTTTTTTATTTAATTTCAACTTTCAAAACCTCAGTTTCATTTGAGCCGGCGGAGGGACTCGAACCCACGACCTGCTGATTACAAATCAGCTGCTCTAGCCAACTGAGCTACGCTGGCAATTTCAATAAAAAAAGTCCGCTATTTCTAACGGACTGCAAATGTATAGATTTTATCTCTCAAACAAAACATTTTTTTAAAAAATTTTCACATTATGCTTGAGCTCGAGTTTTTTCTTTCCTTTTTACCAGCAAACGCTCTAAAGATTCAGCAGATAACTCAAGCGCTTCTTCAAATGATTTACACTGTTTTTTCACTAAAAAACCATCTCCAGGCACATTTATCTTGACCTCGACAATTTTATTTTCTTTATCGCTCGTTTTCTCTACTTTCAAATACACATCAGACGACACTACTTTATCGTAATACTTTTCTAACTTATCCATTCTCTCCTGAACAAAATTAACTAGTTTTCCGTCAACATTAAAGTTAACTGCATGAATACTTACCTTCATAATCAATACTTATTTAATGGTTAAACTTAATTATCATCACTCCTAGGGTGCGCCTTTCCATATACTTTCTTAAGTTCTAACAAACTACTATGTGTGTATATTTGAGTTGACGCTAAACTAGAATGCCCTAATAATTCTTTTACTGAATTCAAATCCGCTCCATTATTTAATAAATGAGTAGCAAAGGAATGCCTTAACACATGAGGACTCTTTTTTATCTTTTCTGAAGCTCTACTAAAGTACAAATTTACCAACCGATAAACAAGAGAGTTATTTAACATTAGACCTTTTTTTGTTACAAAAAAATACTCAGAATCTTCAACTACCTCAACACGAGACCGTTCCCTAATGTAGTAAATTATATTTTTTTTAATTATAGGCAGAATCGGAAGTACGCGTTCTTTATTTCTTTTCCCAAGAACTTTCAGTGTATTATTAACCAAATCAATATCACTCATTTTTAATTGAATCAATTCAGCCCTACGCATACCCGTCGCATAAAACAACTCTATTATCAATTGATTGCGAATAGAATCAAAGCTCTCCTTCTCCTGAACCTCATCCAAGACACGAACAACTTCATTCTCAGAAAAAGGAATCTGAAGTGATTTAACCACCTTTAAAGACTTATGTTTCAACAAAGGACTTACCTCTATTTGCTTTGTCTTTAATAAGAATTTATAAAAAGCCTTCAAAGAAGCAATTTTCCTATTTACAGAAACCGCAGACAAACCTCCATCTACCAAACTAACAATCCAACTTCTAATCTGACTATAATTCGCTTGCTCAACACCTACTTGCTCAAAATTAAACTTATTGAAGCTTTGAAAACTAAGCAAATCCTTCTCATACGCTACCAAAGTATGAGTAGAGTATTTTTTCTCTTTTAAAAGATATTCCTTAAATGCATCGATAGTTGTAGCCATAAAAAAACCGTTAGCATCAAAGTTACTAAACTTTGAATACTAACGGTAATTATTTTCAATAAAGAAAACTACTAACTCTCTAAACCATCTTTCATGTTTTGGATATAAGCTGCTTTCTGAACTTTAATTCTATTTTTCACAGAAGGCTTGATAAAAGCTTGACGTGCTCTTAACTGACGAACTGTTCCAGTTTTATCAAATTTTCTTTTATAGCGCTTTAATGCTCTATCGATATTTTCTCCGTCTTTAATTGGTATAATTAACATAATTTTGACACCCCCTTTCGTTAAGTGTGCAAAGGTAAAATTAAAAATGAATTATGAGTTATGAATTATGAATTATTTTCCAAAAAGAAAATAGAACAAAGAATAAAGACTTCACTACATATTTAAAATAACTATCTAAAAAAAGAGCCAAGTTACAACATCTTGCTTCTTGGCTCTTTTCTCTATTCTCTTAAACCTATCTTAATCCTTCAACAGATTTCTCGCAATCACTACTTTCTGAATCTCGGTAGTTCCTTCTCCTATAGTACATAACTTAGCATCCCTATAGAATTTTTCCACAGGATAATCTTTAGTATAACCATAGCCGCCGTGTATCTGAACAGCTTCGTTTGCCACTTTACAACATACCTCAGAAGCATACATTTTAGCCATTGCTCCCATAGTAGTTACGGGTTTGTGTTGTTGTTTCAAAAAAGCAGCTTTATGCAAAAGCAGTTCAGAAGCTTCTATTTCAGTGGCCATATCTGCTAATTTAAAAGAAATCCCTTGAAAGCTACTAATCGGTTTTCCAAATTGATGTCTTTCTTTAGAATATTTCAAAGCCGCTTCATATGCACCTTTGGCAATCCCTAAAGATAAAGCTCCAATAGATATTCTACCACCGTCTAAGATTTTCATAGCTTGAATAAAACCATTACCTACTTCCCCTAAGCGATTAGAGTCTGGAATACGACAATTATCAAATACCAACTCTGCTGTTTCACTGGCACGCATTCCTAATTTATTTTCTTTTTTACCAGAGCTAAAACCTACCATTCCTTTTTCAAAGACAAAAGCAGTCATTCCATGAGAATCGCCTTTTTCGCCTGTACGAACAATCACAACTGCAACATCTCCCGAAATAGCATGTGTGATAAAGTTTTTAGCTCCATTTACAACCCAAAAATCACCCTCTTTTTTTGCCGTAGTATTCATTCCTCCAGCATCCGAACCTGTATTATGCTCTGTTAATCCCCAAGCACCAATATGTTCACCACTGGCCAATTTAGGAATCCATTTTTTCTTTTGTTCCTCATTACCAAACGTCAAAATATGATTGGTACAAAGTGAATTATGCGCGGCTACCGATAGACCAATCGAAGGATCGACTTTTGAAATTTCTTCGACTATAGTAATGTATTCATGATAGCCTAGACCTGAACCTCCTAATTCTTCAGGAACTAAAATACCCATAAATCCCATCTCTCCTAACTTCCTAAATAACGGAACTGGAAAAGTCTGAGCCTCATCCCATTCCATAATAAATGGACGGATGTTTTTCTCTGCAAAATCTCTTATGGATTGCGCAATCATGGACTGCGTTTCGTTATAATCAAAGTTCATCGTAAAGCTTTTGTTTTTTAAAAGGTCAAATATAAGGCTATAATATTAGCTTTTTCAATAGACAAGCCTTTAATTTTTGTTAAATCAGTTGCGTTTTTAAAATCACCATTCATGCTTCTACACATCACTATTTCTTTAGCTAAAGCATATCTAAAATAAGGGAATTGTGCTATTTCTTTCAAAGAAGCATTGTTTATATCTAATTTCATAATTTGAGAAATTACTCCAATTTTAAAATTTGAATTCAACTTAGTAATTACTTCAGGTGGTAACCCCCACACATCATCCATTTGTTGCATCGAAACAAAGCCACCTAAACTTTCTCTAAATTTTATAATTCGATCCGAATAACCTGCTCCAATGCCGTTGATTTTCATAAAATCTTCTTGTGAAGCCGTATTCACATCCGTTATTGTGATTTTATCACTTTTGGCAAACGATTCCTTTTCATACTGTACATATCCTTTGAATTCCTTTTTATTCGTAACCCAGTCTGGAAATTTAAAATAAGGAGAAATAGTAGCCAATAAAGAATCCGAAACCTGAGTTATTTTTTGAAAATCTTGTACTGAATTTACGTATTGATTGGTTTTTCTAAAAGCTAAAAGTCGATCAATTTCAGGAACTGACATACCTAATTTATACCCTTTATAATCGGTTATAAAATTTGGATTAAATGGTTTTAACTCATATTTGTATCCGGATGAAACCATTTTTAATCGATCTATTTCGGGTTGAATAGCTAACCACTGTTTTTCAGCATCCGAATGAATCATTTCAAACTCAGTTTTCTCATAGAAAAACCAAATGGTTTGAATCAAAACAATCAGTAATACCAAAACAAAAATCCCGTTCCTTTGTTCTTTGGAAAACAAAAAGTAGGATTTTAAATCTTTCATAATCTAAAAATAAAATTACACTTCAAAACTATTCTTTAGGTTGTCTTTCTACCTCATCATCATTTTCAGAAAATGAATCTGGTTCTTGTTTAGGTTTTATGGTAAGAACTTTATAGAAGAAATAAACCGCAAAAAAAACAACTATCCCTTGGGTAAGCAACATGGTTATTAAAGCTTCTGTATTCATAATATATTTTATTTAAATAAATTAAACCACTTTTTACAAAGTGGCACGACCTTCTCTTCTTCTTTTTTGAAACGCTGCGTAAACTAAACTACTGATAAAAACAAACAATCCTAACAACATTAATCGAGCAAAATTAAGATAGAAAATTTTATCTTCCAACTGTGTAATTAGAGCCGAATCAGTCGCTACCGCTATTTGTTCTTTAATACCTGCGTGTGTAATCGTTTTAATAATTGAACCATTATCCAATACCCACGTTTTACCAGAAATCAAATTATTCATATTTCCTGACCAGTCATTATCTAGCGGTTTAAATACCGATCCCATAAAAATAATAATCAACATCAATGGTGTAACATACTTGATAATATATTTATAAATAGTAGGCACTTTAATATCCGCCCCATTGGTAATCGCTGGCCAACCTTTTTCCATTCCGAAAATCCATGAAAACAAAATAGTTTCAAGCATTGCAAACAATACTAAACTTACCGTTCCTGCCCAATAATCATATTCATCAAACACCCCTTCTTGAAAGAAAATAACCGTAGGTAATCCTAAAATTAAAGCAATTAAACCAAATGACCAAGCTCCTTTATTCTGATTCCAGCCAAATTCATCCCGCATAAAACCTATCCATGGAGTCCCCATCGCTAGTGAAGAAGTAATTCCTGCAAAAAACAATAAACCAAACCAAAGTACCCCAGCAAATACAGCAATTAAACTTCCCCACTGTTGAAACAGATAAGGCATCGTTTGAAATGCCATCCCAAAACCAGCATTTTGAATTACCCAGTCCAGTCCTAAATAACCTGCAGCAATAGGGATTACAATTAAACTTCCTAAAACCACCTCAACAAATTCATTCATAAATCCTGCTGAAACAGCATTCAATGCGACATCATCTTTTTCTGCTAGGTAAGACGAATAACAATGTACTGTCCCCATCCCAACTGATAAGGTAAAAAAGATTTGTCCAGCTGCTGCCATCCATACTTTTAAATCTAACAAAGAACTGTATTGCGGTGTCCAAAGAAAATTAAGTCCATCCCAAGCATTAGCGTCTGGAAAAATCTCAGAAGCTCCTGAAGTTCCCAAAGTCAATCCTTTGATCGCTAAAATAGCTCCAAATAAAATCAAAAGTGGCATACCAATTTTCGCCACTTTTTCAATTCCTCTAAGCCCTTTCGATAAAATATAAGTATTGATAATCAAACAAATTACATAAAAAATAACTCCTTCATAAGGAATTCCTGTTGTGGAATGCCCTATATCAACATAATCA from Flavobacterium ovatum carries:
- the rplK gene encoding 50S ribosomal protein L11, giving the protein MAKEISKVVKLQVKGGAANPSPPVGPALGAAGVNIMEFCKQFNARTQDKPGKICPVQITVYKDKSFEFVVKTPPAAVQLLEAAKLKSGSGEPNRKKVASVTWEQIRAIAEDKMPDLNAFTTESAMSMVAGTARSMGITVSGDAPF
- the rplJ gene encoding 50S ribosomal protein L10, whose translation is MTREEKSIAIEELTAQLAGTNIVYVADISGLNAETTSKLRRACYKAGIKLEVVKNTLLAKAMETSENEYGELPSVLVGNTAIFISDVANAPGKIIKDFRKKSDKPVLKGAYVNAEVYIGDDQLTMLSTIKSKEELLGELIGLLQSPAQRIIAALQNKFAGEEQAEEVQAEEA
- the rpoB gene encoding DNA-directed RNA polymerase subunit beta, with product MITNQTERLNFASTKNIPAYPDFLDVQVKSFQDFFQLETKSDERGNEGLYNTFMENFPITDTRNNFVLEFLDYFVDPPRYTIQECIERGLTHSVPLKARLKLYCTDPEHEDFETIVQDVYLGTIPYMTPSGTFVINGAERVVVSQLHRSPGVFFGQSFHANGTKLYSARVIPFKGSWIEFSTDINSVMYAYIDRKKKLPVTTLFRAIGFERDKDILEIFDLAEEIKVSKTGLKKYIGRKLAARVLNTWHEDFVDEDTGEVVSIERNEIILDRDTIIDKDNVEEIIDSNVKSILLHKEDANQADYAIIHNTLQKDPTNSEKEAVEHIYRQLRNAEPPDEETARGIIDKLFFSDQRYNLGEVGRYRMNKKLQLDIPMEKQVLTKEDIITIVKYLIELINAKADIDDIDHLSNRRVRTVGEQLSQQFGVGLARMARTIRERMNVRDNEVFTPIDLINAKTLSSVINSFFGTNQLSQFMDQTNPLAEITHKRRLSALGPGGLSRERAGFEVRDVHYTHYGRLCPIETPEGPNIGLISSLGVYAKVNGMGFIETPYRKVTEGVVDLVSTPIYLSAEEEEGMMIAQANIEMDDAGKMTSDFVIARQEGDFPVITPSEVHYTDVAPNQIASISASLIPFLEHDDANRALMGSNMMRQAVPLIRPEAPIVGTGLERQVASDSRVLINAEGHGTVEYVDANIITIKYDRSEEERMVSFESDDKTYNLIKFRKTNQGTSINLKPIVRKGDRVIPGQVLSEGYATQNGELALGRNLKVAFMPWKGYNFEDAIVISEKVVRDDIFTSIHVDDYSLEVRDTKLGNEELTNDIPNVSEEATKDLDENGMIRIGAEVKPGDILIGKITPKGESDPTPEEKLLRAIFGDKAGDVKDASLKASPSLHGVVLDKKLFARAVKDKRKRTQDKDALGSLEMDFEVKFSDLKDKLIEKLFLIVNGKTSQGVMNDLGEEVLPKGKKYTQKMLYAVEDFAHLSKGQWVADDATNKMVNDLIHNYKIKLNDLQGALRREKFTITVGDELPAGILKLAKVYIAKKRKLKVGDKMAGRHGNKGIVARIVRHEDMPFLEDGTPVDIVLNPLGVPSRMNIGQIYETVLGWAGQKLGRKYATPIFDGASLDQINELTDEAGIPRFGHTYLYDGGTGERFHQAATVGVIYMLKLGHMVDDKMHARSIGPYSLITQQPLGGKAQFGGQRFGEMEVWALEAYGASSTLREILTVKSDDVIGRAKTYEAIVKGESMPEPGLPESFNVLMHELKGLGLDIRLEE
- the rplL gene encoding 50S ribosomal protein L7/L12, producing the protein MADLKQFAEQLVNLTVKEVNDLATILKDEYGIEPAAAVVVAGAGGGEAAAEEVQTEFTVVLKEAGASKLAVVKMVKELTGLGLKEAKDVVDSAPSNVKEGVSKEEAEGLKKSLEEAGAVVELK
- the rplA gene encoding 50S ribosomal protein L1, whose product is MAKLTKKQKEAASKIEKNKLYSLKDASALIKVLASAKFDESVDIAIRLGVDPRKANQMVRGVVTLPHGTGKDVKVLALVTPDKEAEALAAGADFVGLDEYLQKIKDGWTDVDVIITMPSVMGKLGPLGRILGPRGLMPNPKTGTVTMDVAKAVAEVKAGKIDFKVDKTGIVHAGIGKVSFGAEQIYDNAHEIIQTLIKLKPTAAKGTYIKGMHLTSTMSPAIALDPKAV